A section of the Agrobacterium tumefaciens genome encodes:
- a CDS encoding DUF6998 domain-containing protein, which yields MIGGPVTRHKLPEEIRALIHARNMLRNRFKHHDLSFTLDGNLVGDLGEAVAAELFGLKLVPTRAFKAVDAYDTENRSVQIKASGRGKTFAFTHSELCADRLIALIFDYENEEVEVVYDGEYRAAISRLPDTWDGQKSVSVHFLRTLKR from the coding sequence ATGATTGGGGGTCCTGTGACGAGGCATAAGTTACCCGAAGAAATCCGCGCACTAATTCATGCAAGGAATATGCTGCGCAACAGGTTCAAACATCACGATCTTAGTTTCACACTCGACGGCAATCTTGTAGGCGACTTGGGTGAAGCTGTGGCCGCTGAGCTTTTCGGTCTCAAGTTGGTGCCCACTCGGGCGTTTAAAGCCGTCGATGCATACGATACCGAAAACCGTTCTGTTCAAATCAAAGCATCAGGTCGGGGTAAGACGTTTGCCTTCACCCACTCTGAATTATGCGCGGACAGACTTATCGCGCTCATCTTCGACTATGAAAATGAAGAGGTTGAAGTGGTCTATGATGGCGAGTACCGCGCAGCGATCAGCCGCCTACCTGATACCTGGGATGGCCAAAAATCGGTTTCGGTTCACTTCCTACGGACTCTGAAAAGATGA